A region of the Culex quinquefasciatus strain JHB chromosome 1, VPISU_Cqui_1.0_pri_paternal, whole genome shotgun sequence genome:
CCGGGAACAGCATTGTGTACGCAAAGGGCAAGGATAATGAAGTGAAATTTAAGAAGGTGAATCTAGATAAAACATCTGTGTtgcaaaagtacaaaaaacCAAGTTAGACTCCAATTCGTGAGATATTTGATGATAATGTGCACTGAATCATAATGACACAGCAATGAAAACATGGAACAAAATACTCAGTCTGGaacaggattaaaaaaaatccaattataGTGTGGATAAGCTCCAATATCAGAAGAGAGGTTTAATTGCAAACAAATAGGGCAATTCAAATATGAGCTCTATGTGCTTCGATTTACTACAATATTTGCTTCTTTTAATTTCTATGTAGTCTTTATTTTTATTCCATAACtatctattttttaaagattcagCACTAGCATGTTAAACAGAACTGACTCCAAAAAGTGGTTTTACTGGCTTtcgggaaattttgaaaaaaaaaaagatatacagtccagacttgattttcCAAAGGCCTCGGAAAACATTTACTTCTGATAATTATAACTTCGGAAATCTAatgccgaaaaaaaattgtcattgTAATTTTTGCGTCCCCTAAACTTCATTAAAGTgaattacagtggactctctggctgtcgaccTTTTCGATATCaatatactgcccatgatcgcataaatgtcccatatgcattttcatcacttttgagttattggtgcagtttggttcaaaatcgtgtactctttcaaaagagcctataacatccagtactttgttctagaaatcaggaggaaatcccgttttttcgggaaaacttaacacgtagccttatgtgtgggacaaacttcaaatgcgtttttctcagcttgctgtttttgcatatgggacatttatgcgaacatgggcagtatagctccagctgtcaatattttttcagtcccttcaaatagattgctttgatttttcgttctataatttgataatctCCGCTCTCAACGGTCCCTTTAacatcgacaacgagagagttcacatgtttttaaatccaagatggcggcaaaaatggcagttatgaaattgaaaaagtgcattttgTTATTAAATAGGCAATcagctattcaaatttgactgaaacggttttgcagaactcaaattggatattaaaaacagaaaataaaaaaaaatccaatgccaatcgaagcttcggataatcgagccgGGACTGTAGTTAACAATGAGTAATCAAATCAAGAattattataaatttatgaatattttagaaaatattttcatgaaaatgtaaatattttttataaattttaagtaaaactaaaaatttaagaaggatcaaaactcaaaaaaaaccaTCGgtcatgaaatttttaaatggagATTTTCTCATTTTACTATCCCCCTGCAGTTTGAAGACGATTCCACGGACACGGAAAGCTCCGCGGTCAGCGACGCCGAGGGAGACGAAAGCGCCATAACAGCCGAAACCACCCACAAAAAGCACGATCCCTCGAACTGCTACCCAAACTGCGATGTGAACGTGTGGCTGCGATCGTGCGAGCAAGAAATCGTCGAACCCATCGCGGGCGAAGTTCGCGGCGTCGTGCCGGAGTGGCTCAACGGAAGTCTGCTACGGAATGGGCCCGGGAGTTTGAAGGTCGGCGACATGACGTTCAACCATCTGTTCGACAGCTCGGCACTTCTGCACAGGTTCAACATCGAGAACGGACACGTGACCTACCAGTGTCGGTTTTTGAAGAGCGATGCGTACAAGAAGAACAAGGCCGCCCAGCGGATCGTGGTGACGGAGTTTGGGACGAGTGCGGCGCCCGATCCGTGCCATACGATATTTCATAGGTGGGTTCCATGGTTTCGTCAGAAGGTTTCTAGTGCTgactttgtttttttcttccagaATCGCTGCAATCTTCGGCAAGCCCGGTGAGAACGTTTCGGATAATGCGATGATCTCGATCTATCCATTTGGAGATGAGTACTTCACGTTCACCGAGAGTCCGATCATTCACAGGATTGATCCGGAGACGTTGGAAACGGAGGCGAAGCTGAATCTGTCCGATTACGTGGGTATCGTGAATCACACGTCACACCCGCACGTAATGTCCGACGGGACGGTGTATAATTTGGGCATGTCGGTCACGAAGACCGGGCCAACGTACACGATCATCTGCTTCCCGAACGGCGAGCACATGTTTGAGAATGCTCGGATTGTGGCGTCCGTTCCGGCGAGGTGGAAGTTTCATCCCGGATATATGCACACTTTTGGGATTACGGAGAACTTTTTCGTGGTGGTTGAGCAGCCGTTGAGCGTATCCGTGCCGCACATGTTGGTTAGCCAGATCAAGAACGAACCCATGGTGTCCTCAATGAAGTGGTTTGAAAAGCAGCAAACTTACATCTACTTGCTGGATCGTGACACTGGAGAGTTGAAGCACACGTTTCACGCGGAACCGTTCTTCTATCTGCACATCATCAACCAGTACGAGAAGGAAGGTCACGTTGTGTTGGACATTTGCTGCTACAAGGATCCGGCGATGTTGAACTGCATGTACGTGGACACCATGAAGAACATGCAGCAGAATCCGGACTACGCGAGGTTGTTCCGGGGAAGACCACTGCGGTTTGTACTGCCTTTGAACTACGAAGAATCGTTGAAGCGATCGTCAAGTGTGTTTTCCGCTTCGAAATCGTGGACTGGGTTGATGAAGAGGTTGAGCGTTGGAGACGATCTCGATGCGGATGACAGCTTGACGTTGAAGAACTTGGTGACACTGGAAGGCATGAGTGCAACGGCTTACGTCATGCCggattcaacaatattctgcAAACCGGAGCTTCTCTGCAATTTGGGCTGCGAGACGCCGCGGATCTACTACGAGGAACATCTGGGTCGGGAGTACCGCTACTTTTACGCCATCAGTTCGGACGTGGACGCGAGCAATCCGGGCACGTTGATCAAGGTCGACGTGATCAACAAAACCAGGCTGACCTGGTGTGAGGAGAACTGCTACCCGAGTGAGCCGATCTTCGTTCCGGCACCGGATCCACAGTCCGAGGACGACGGCGTCGTACTGGCAGCCATGGTTTGGGGTCGCGACGAGGAGAACCGCGTCGGGCTGTTGGTCCTGGACGGGAAGACCTTCACCGAACTTGCGCGCAGTGAGTTCGAAACGCCCGGACCGGTTCCCAAGTGTCTGCACGGCTGGTTCCAGTCGTCGACGTCAAAGAAGAGTCAATAATTGGTGTGAACGGCACGTATCAGGAACGACGATAGGAATCAATCGATTTTCTCGCCGACCGCTTGTGTATTAATGTTTGCATAGACACGTTGTTTCATTATTCACGTGACGATGGAAAACACATTGTCACCATATGTGCGGTGGTGACCGGATTATTCACTCTTGATGATGAATGTTAGAGCTTAGTTAACACAATTAGATACACATTTTCCAGAGCCGCAACTGTGTTCTTATTTGTGCAAAGAAATGTCTTAATCTATTGGTTGTTTGGTCGAGACGGTGGATACAGCTTGTTGTTCTCGGTAGAAATAATAGATATCTTGTGCTGAACGTATTAATTTCACGGCAGATCAGCTCGGATTTGCGCGTAGGAGTTCGCTTTGGATAGTGtggacttggtgttgttttaaaAGGCTCAGATTGAATTAGTCATTTACCGGGTGAAGTGCGATTTAACAAGTTGAAATGTGGAAGAAAGTGGTTTTATTCTTGCTTATTTGGGATTCAGCGTACAGTGCTAAACTGAGTGAGTTTTTCGTAGAATAACCAATCAATTAGAGAGTCTCAAGCAATCGTTTCAGTTAGTCGCCTTGACCGAGAGTCAATTCTGGATGCCGAAAAGAAGCATCGAACTGGTGGTAACGCGTATCTCACCGAGAGGGAAGCCCAAGCAAATGATATCGTAACGAGACTTCGAAGTAAGATACTACTGGAAGGAATCGCCAACTCGACAGGATTTGCACCGGCGATGCACTTTTTCCAAGCAAAGCCACTTATTGAGAGTAGTCCGATCTTCCGTATGTTGAAAGCGATGCCGAAAGGGTCGGTTCTACATTTGCACAATACAGCAGCTGTTAGTTCCAAGTGGGTCATCAAAAATTTGACCTACCGTTCCGAGGCAAAACTCTGTGAGGTTAATGGAACAGTGTTCTTTACAGTTAGGTATGAATTCTTGTAGGTTCTTTAGCCACAGCCAAACAGACCAAAATCCCTGTCAAATTGAGCTATCGGTTATTCACCAAAGCAATTTAAAATTCACCACAGCTTATTTCTTCTCGGTTGGTTCAAGAATGTCATGCGGGTTGAAAGTAGTTGTCAAACGAGTGTAAAAGAGCTGTGGTGAATTGGATATTGCCGTGGTGAGTTTTTTGCCATTCAACTTGACCGTTAAATTGTTGATCAATGGATTTAACAACATCATCCCTCTGTTTTTCTGTGGATTTGCGCTAAAAACATGAACGACATTCTCCAGACAATCCAAGTTCTGTGACAGTGAACCTCAAAAAAGCATCACCAAACTTCGAGCGCAAAACGCTTCAGCAGAAGCGTTCGATCTCTGGCTGGAGTCCTTCATCAATCTTAAGCTTCGCGACCCGGAGCTGATGCACACCGACGTGAACACCGTTTGGAACGATTTCCAGCAGATGTTTGACGCCTCCAAGGATCTCCTGATGTACAAACCGTTCTTCGAAGACTATCACCGTCAGATGCTGCGAGAATTTTACGACGACAACGTTCAGTACATCGAGCTACGGGCGTCGCTTTCAAAGGTGTACGACGCGAATGGAAAAGATTACAACGAGTTTGAAATCGTGAAAATAATTTCGGATATTGTGGACTCTTTCAAAAAAGAccatccggacttttttggagTTAAGATCATTTACGCCAAGCACCGTTCAATTGATAATGAAACTGTGGAATCGTTCCTGGAGAAGTTCATCACTCTCAAGTAAGTTCTAAGCTTTCTTAAAAGACTTGTTATTAATCTCAATTTATCTTGCAGTCAGGAATTCCCCGATCTCGTTGTTGGCTTCGACCTCGTCGGCCAGGAGGACATCAACAATCCGCTCATCCTATTCACAGATCAGTTGCGCAAATTTGAAAAGACAGCCCCTTACTTTTTCCACGCTGGAGAGACAAGTACCACACGTCTTaccctttcgagaaaaaaaactaaccccACCTCAATTTCAGACGGTTACGGCAGCGAGGCCGACCTGAACCTAGTCGATGCCGTACTGCTCAACAGTCGTCGCATCGGCCACGGATACTCACTGTACAAGCACCCGGTCCTGTGGAAGATGGTCAAGCAGAAGGGTATCGCGCTGGAGATTTGTCCCCTGTCGAACCAGGTGCTGCGGCTCGTGACGGACTTGCGTAACCATCCGGCGGTTTTCTACGTGTCCGAGAGTGTCCCCATCGTGATCGCACCCGACGATCCCGGCTTTTGGGACAGTGCAGCGGTTGGCTTCGATTTTTACTATGCGTTGATGTCGCTGGCTCCGCACTCGGCTGGGATTGGATTTTTGAAGCAGATCGTTTGGGATTCGGTCAAGTGAGTTTGGTTTAAATTGGCAGTTATATtgcgttattttatttttgatatttttaggtACAGCACATTAACAGAACCAGAAAGAACACAATACGCTGAGTTGCTGCAGCCCAAGTGGGAAGCATTTTTGGACTTCATCATCGCCAATAAAGTGTTGAACTATTAATCACCTTCCTCGCTCAACTTTTGAACCTTTGGATCGATAAAGTTCTGGCAGCATATAGAGATCTGGTTGTAGCACCGTCTATAGGCTTCAATGCCTTGTtcctaaaacaaaacaaaaaatcactttgattggatttcaaataaaacaaacaccTATTCCTCACGTAAGGATCCACCACGATCTTGTCCAGCTCGTCCATCCGATATTCCCCCAACAGCTCCACTTTCGCCCGACACCCTTCGGGCGCAATCCGCTTTAAATAACTCAGATTACTCTCGTCCATCGAGAGGATGTagtcaaagtttgaaaaatcttcCACGCGCACCTGCCGCGACACGTGACTCGAGCCGAGACCATGCTCTCGCAGCACTGCAAACGTGTTAGGATTTGGAGATCGTCCGGCGTTCATGTCCGAAGTTCCGGCACTGTCCACGGCCCAGTTCAGTTGCTTCTTTGATTGGAGATGATTTAGGACGGCCTCGGCCATCGGTGAGCGGCATGTGTTTGCTGTTGAAAATcgtaattttaaattgttgaataaATTTAGGGAGAAATTTTTACTAAACTTACCGAAACACACGAACAGAACCAACATCTTGCGTGAGTTTGAACAAATTTGCCGATTGAATGTAGTGAAACAGAACTAGCCAAACGGTATTTATATGAGATTTGATAACAATCCATTGCATCGCATTCATCATCTCCgttagttagaaaaaaaaaaaacattcaggaCGTTGATATTGTTTGGACTGCACTGATCTTACGTTGAATTAAACTTTTTCCACAAGACTTTCTCGGGAAGCAGAAACGCACGCAGATTATGAGCTTTGTTGAATATTTCTACAATTAACAGGAAGAATTGATTCAATATTGTTCTGTAGGACATTATGAGAAACGCTTTTTACAGTGGACTCTCCACGAGACGATATTTTACAGTGGACTCTCCACGAGACGATATTTTATGGACTTGTTACTTCATGAACTGGTGAAGTATTCCGtagaatttcacttttttaaccccttcccgccaagagcaaaatcgagattttttacggttttcaccatcagggaccatccacaaaccacgtggacactttttcaaGAATCTCAAACCCCCCcctctcgtggacaattgtccatacaaaaaaaaaattttttatatggagcgtggacaatcgccatactccctcccccccctaaagtgtccacgtggtttatggatggtctctaACTCGTGACTGGATcgaccaaatttgatgaaattttaatagttATAAGCCAACAATCTATAAAAACAAACGCAAGTTGAATcaggttgaaaaaatgcatggttgcagagaaatttagttttgaaaacaaaaattattggtgctctggagtaaccatgggcgttagagggttaaatgaaatatatttaattaCATTTCTTCAACTTGTCTAGTGGTTTCACTTTTTTTACACAATAACGCAGGTAAAATTCAACCACAAATATTAGACAAATGTCAGATTGaaggaaatttgtttaaaaatacgcCCTTAAAAATGAATCAATTTGGAAATCTGTGGTTAGATTTTTTATATAACGTATAACATTTTGAGAACTGAActgtttttaaatgaattttttgtAAGGATCCCAAGCATGTAATACAATACTTTGAGTatcatattttgggaattctaCTTTTTGTGATGAGACGTTAAATGTGATAGTCGTTTTTTCCCATgtctttttttactaaattgtccaatttttgatcatacaactttgccgaacgcACCAAATCAACCAAAAAATCCATTCTAATGAAACATATTTCTGTAAACATAAAACTtcgttgaaaaaatagtttgaaaattcataAGACCAACTGTTCTGCTGTCTGtgcaatcattgaaaaaaaaatatttgaagaaattatttattttttgtgataaaagaAAACCTTTTGCGGCAACTCAAACTTATTTTTAGCTAACTGAAACatgttaaaataaataaaattgagttgaaattttgaagttttttgaaaaaatatttcatctgtcacctgatttttcgagccgattcaaatccgggaaccgtggtgtaggggtaagcgtggttgcctctcacccagtcagcttgggttcaatcccagacggtcccggtggcatttttcgagaagaGATTTGTCTGGCCACGCCTTACGTCGAACGGGGaagaatcccggggtggatggaagcttaggtgtaaaagaggtttgcaattgcctcaacaaaatcaagctttcggacccctagtttcgagtaggaatttaatttaattaaatcggctcgaaaaatcaggtaacagattttttttttcaaaaaacgtcaaaattttggttaaatttttcttatttgaaCATGTTTAAGTAAGCCTAAAAATTGTTCGAGTTGCAGGTAATTTACGATGAACCgtgacaagatcaagtgagattcttgaattagcagaagtaaaaatgttggatcagaagattcaagagaaatgtttgaaattcagggaaaaatgtgctatttctgaataccccttgattcaaggattggtttagtctattgtaagattaagttagttttaggttaggatatGTTTTCTCAACTTTGttttcttcattgtacctagtgttacaaaaatgacaaatcatttacttttaaagttataaaaattaacagtgtataaatcacgaaaagcaaacttaagctgaagagccacagcttaccacttattatgtaaacaaaatgtaattattataagaaagattcaatatagtatatttaattaaaaaaaatacgcaaaaggttttcttttttcacaaaaaaaaatctttaaatcttgctttttattttttaccaaatctgaggcaaatttgaaaaaaaaacaacaaaatatataAACATCATGCACTGAAGCGTATTATATTTTGGGATAATCTGTACTGTAATTGCAAAATCAGTGACGTTAAATTGTCTTTTTACgagttaaatttgaaattaaaaaaaaaattcaaactgcTTGCAACTGCCACAGTttagttgagtttttttaacattcatgcTTTCTGGGACAAGACTTAGAAAAATGTAGAATTTATGTTTTCACAGGTCTTGATTATTTATTAAGAAGAtcatcaaaatgttcaatttgattgtaaatataaattaaatacaTTTGTAACATGATTAAATCTATTGTGATCACCAACAATAACTATATTTTGTAACTTTAAGATAACTAGAATTTAGATCTTCTAATCCGGACACAACACTCCAAAGTAGTTTGAATCATCCTGGCCAGAGCACGCTGTTCTGTTTTGCTCTATAAAATTTCGACAGCAAACTACAATCTGATTGTAGCATCGTTTGAAGCCACGAATTcctttttcctaaaatttaaatcacaagtttgattgaataaattcttcaatttgaaTTCTGATTACTCACAAAGTACGGATCCACAATAATCCTGTCCGCCTCCTCCATCCGGTACTTCCCCAACAATTCAATCCTCGCCCTACAATCCTCCGGCGCCAGCTTCCGCAAATCGTACAGGTTGCTCTCGTCCATGCCCAGAATAAAGTCAAACTCGTAGAAATCTTCGCGCCGAATTTGCCGCGAAATGTGCCGCGACTTGAGTCCGTTTCCCCGGAGCACCTCGAGCGAGCGCGCGTTCGGCAACCCACCTACGTTCCAGTCGGCGATGGCCGCACTGTCCACGGTCCAGCCGAGGGCCGGCTCTTTGGCCAGCAGGTGCCGCATCACGGCTTCCGCCATCGGCGAGCGGCACGTGTTGGCTGGATGTTGGTCGAGTTgttattttagttatttttgggATGAATTTAGTAACACTTACCTAAACAGACGAAAAGAATCTTCATCTTTGGTGAGGAGCGACTAGACAGCTTGAAAATACTTTTAACACTGAGCAGTACTAGTGGCTTTTACCGTGACTCATATAACCAGTTTCATCATCGGAGCTAATCAGTTTCACGATCTCTGTGTAAatcaaaaggttttaaaaacattgccaTCTGGGACAGATGTGCTCGGTAGGTGATCCGATAGGAAGTGCATGTTTGGTGACGAAACACGTGTACAAATTCCTTGTTAATCTTTGAAACAATCTTTAACTGTAAACATAACTCGTCTTGTTTATTGCCTAATGTATCACATGAACGTAACtagaattttgtataaaatttggtGGGATCACCTAAAACCAGACCTGTCAGATTTTTAAGCACTCCGCTTTTGCTGAATAAAGTTACGACAGCATATTACAATCTGGTCATAACATCGTCTGAATCCGTGTATGCCGGTTTCCTGAAATTGTATGAATATTAGTTGCAAGTTGAAAACTAaatacagtcaaacctctttttacgcgacctccttttgcgcgaaattttttttacgcggttttttttacgcgaagaattcaaaataacgcgaactcaatttacgcgaaaaattcaaaataacgcggtCCGATTTTAAACTGTCGGAAGTCTTAACCATTATGGTCATATATTCCTGTTCAACGGTGACCACAATCAGGGTTTTTTACCATCAGTAGGTTCGGTatactctctgcgatctgttagaatgtacgaggtcatccaggaactcccggaagtcatggcctggatatctacctgatcaacgggagtctatatggctatattaaccatcggtatagcttcaggtagcttcagcggaccacgatggacactctgcggcatgttggattgttttgggtcatccaggaactcccggaagtcatgaccTGGATATCTAATTGATCAAAGGAGGTCTACATGGCTATATtatccatcggtatagcttcaggtagcttcagtgagccacgatggactctctgcggcatgttggattgttttgggtcatccaggaacacccgcaagtcatggccaggatatctacctgatcaacgggggtctgtatggttatatcaaccatcggtgtagcttcagatagcttcagtggaccacgatggacactctgcggcatgtaggattgttctaggtcatccaggaactctcgGAAGTCATGGCATGGAtctctacctgatcaacgggggtatgTATGGATATATTAACCAACGGTATAGCtttaggtagcttcagtggaccacgatggacactctgcggcatgttggattgttttgggtcatccaggaactcccggaagtcatggcctggatatctacctgatcaacgggggtctgtatggttatatcaaccatcggtgtagcttcagatagcttcagtggaccacgatggacactctgcgacATGCTGGATTGTTTTAgatcatccaggaactcccggtcatccaggaactaccggaagtcatggcctggatatctgcctgatcaacgggggtctgtatggatATATTGACCAACGGTATAGCtttaggtagcttcagtggaccacgatggtcactctgcggcatgttggattgttttgggtcatccaggaactcccggaagtcatgaccTGGATATCTAATTGATCAAAGGAGGTCTACATGGCTATATTATCCATCGGTATTCctgcaggtagcttcagtggcccACGATGGACAATTTGTGACATGTTAGATTATGTTGAGACATCCAGGAACTCGTCCTAAAATGCGAATGCTAATTctaatgggacatttatgcgttgATCAGGAAAATATCCAGGCcaggacttccgggagttcctgaatggcccaaaacaatccaacatgccacagaatgcccatcgtggtccactgaagccatctgaagctataccgatggttaattcacccatatagacccccgttgatccggtagatatcctggtcatgacttccgggagttcctggatgacccaaaacaatccaacaagccacagaatgtccatcgtggtccactgaagctacctgaagctataccgaagggtaatatagtcatatagacccccgttgatcaggcagatatcctggccatgacttccggaagttcctggatgacccaaaacaatccaacatgccacaggatgtccatcgtggtccactgaatctatctgaagctataccgatggttaattcacccatatagacccccgttgatccggtagatatccaggccataacttccgggagttcttggatgacctagtacattctaacagatcacaAGGTAACCATCGTAGGTCACGGAAGCTACCTGCAATTATTACGATGGTGGATACACTGGTACAGACCTTTGTCGAACAGATAGATAATCAGTTCATTACTTCCGGAAGTTCTTGGataacccagaacatcccaacctgctgtagaatatacagcgcaggtcactgaagctattttgaataacctggaattacattattattattaaaaatatataatactttataaaactaaaaaaatctgaaaactctttttacgcgagcaattcaaaatagcgcgaactctttttacgcgaaaaattcaaaatagcgcgaactttttttacgcgatttttttttacgcgagaaccaaaattcgcgtaaaaagaggtttgactgtaaTACTCCACTCACAAAGTACGGATCAAAGATGATCTTGTCCAACTCCTTCATCCTGTAATCTCCAAGCAGTTCAATCCGCGCACTACAATCCTCCGGGGCCAACTCCCGCAAGTCCCTAATGTTCCCCTCGTCCATTCCGAAAATGTAGTCAAACTGCCGGAAATCCTCCTCTCGAATCTGCCGACCAACGTGGTCCGAATCGAGCCCATTTTCCCGCAACACTGCCAAACAGCGTGGCTCCGGCGACCGGCCCACGTTCCAAGTCGCGATGGCTGCACTGTCCACGGTCCAGTCCAGCTGTTCCCGGGCCAGGGCGTCCTTCAACACGGCTTCGGCCATCGGTGAGCGGCACGAGTTTCCTGGAATTTGAAGGATGCAATCAGCGGCAGATGGCTTACGGATTTGTAAGGATTTAGAGCTCCAATTACCGATGCAAACGAACAGGATCTTCATTTTCGGCCCGGAACAGCTGCTGGTGCTGATTGTGAAATTCAACAGCGtcgaaacttgcaacagaacGCTCTAAACTCAGCTGTTTATCTCATTTTTGCTCTTGAAATGTACACCAGACTCGTTTTGCAATCTGGGTAGAAGTGCCTTGCTGCGATAGAGTTGAATCCTTCTAATATGACGATGATATCATTTGAATGGAACCATGTTTAGTCAGctctatagagctttatgacgtttcgcgtacgcacactagcgcaccatttaattttgctggccggacaaaatttaacctcactttcttctcgtgtacgtacacgcaatacatgcgcacgtagatatcTCTATACTCAATAGACAGATCTTCTCCAACATTTTTAACCACATGTTCTACCAACTCGCTCTCTTCCCTCCTCATACACTGACCCAGAATACAGCTGCAGTAGATCCGCCAAGTTCACCCAAACACTCTGAAATAACACAAGCACCCTAAACCTGAAAGAAACCCATTCATTCTTGCCAC
Encoded here:
- the LOC6032087 gene encoding low molecular weight phosphotyrosine protein phosphatase 1 isoform X1 gives rise to the protein MKILFVCLANTCRSPMAEAVMRHLLAKEPALGWTVDSAAIADWNVGGLPNARSLEVLRGNGLKSRHISRQIRREDFYEFDFILGMDESNLYDLRKLAPEDCRARIELLGKYRMEEADRIIVDPYFEKGIRGFKRCYNQIVVCCRNFIEQNRTACSGQDDSNYFGVLCPD
- the LOC6032087 gene encoding low molecular weight phosphotyrosine protein phosphatase 1 isoform X3; translated protein: MKILFVCIGNSCRSPMAEAVLKDALAREQLDWTVDSAAIATWNVGRSPEPRCLAVLRENGLDSDHVGRQIREEDFRQFDYIFGMDEGNIRDLRELAPEDCSARIELLGDYRMKELDKIIFDPYFVIQNSFSDLRCIFYSRLGCSGLSKNFRK
- the LOC6032086 gene encoding low molecular weight phosphotyrosine protein phosphatase, giving the protein MLVLFVCFANTCRSPMAEAVLNHLQSKKQLNWAVDSAGTSDMNAGRSPNPNTFAVLREHGLGSSHVSRQVRVEDFSNFDYILSMDESNLSYLKRIAPEGCRAKVELLGEYRMDELDKIVVDPYEQGIEAYRRCYNQISICCQNFIDPKVQKLSEEGD
- the LOC6032087 gene encoding low molecular weight phosphotyrosine protein phosphatase 1 isoform X2, translating into MKILFVCIGNSCRSPMAEAVLKDALAREQLDWTVDSAAIATWNVGRSPEPRCLAVLRENGLDSDHVGRQIREEDFRQFDYIFGMDEGNIRDLRELAPEDCSARIELLGDYRMKELDKIIFDPYFETGIHGFRRCYDQIVICCRNFIQQKRSA